The Ochrobactrum sp. BTU1 genome includes a region encoding these proteins:
- the xth gene encoding exodeoxyribonuclease III, with translation MKGTSVRIATYNVNGINGRLPVLMRWLKEDRPDIVALQELKTTNEKFPYLALSEIGYQAVCHGQKSWNGVAILARGQMPVLTRVGLPGDTSDTQSRYIEAAVNGILIGCLYLPNGNPVPSSKYDFKLSWLKRLHTYSAQLLDLNVPVALLGDFNIIPTDFDVYAPERWRDDALFRQQVREAFSLLLSLGWTDAVRQRHPKQQSFTFWKYWRNSFQRDAGLRIDHVLLDPNLASRLRTADVRREPRGWIRTSDHAPVMVVLD, from the coding sequence ATGAAAGGAACTTCCGTGCGGATTGCGACCTACAATGTGAATGGTATCAATGGTCGATTACCGGTCCTGATGCGATGGCTCAAGGAAGACAGACCCGACATTGTAGCGCTTCAGGAATTGAAGACGACGAACGAGAAGTTCCCTTACTTGGCGTTGTCCGAAATAGGCTATCAGGCAGTTTGCCACGGCCAGAAAAGTTGGAATGGCGTTGCCATTCTTGCCCGGGGCCAGATGCCTGTTTTGACACGCGTTGGCCTGCCAGGGGATACCAGTGATACACAGAGCCGCTATATTGAAGCTGCCGTAAATGGTATTCTTATTGGTTGCCTTTATCTTCCTAACGGCAACCCGGTGCCGAGTTCAAAATACGACTTCAAGCTTTCCTGGCTCAAAAGATTGCACACTTATTCGGCTCAACTCCTGGACCTGAATGTGCCGGTAGCATTGCTTGGCGATTTCAATATTATACCGACAGATTTTGATGTTTACGCCCCTGAACGGTGGCGCGATGATGCGCTCTTTCGTCAGCAAGTCAGAGAGGCCTTTTCTCTGCTCTTAAGCTTGGGGTGGACGGATGCGGTCAGACAGCGGCATCCCAAGCAACAGAGTTTTACGTTTTGGAAATACTGGCGCAACTCATTTCAAAGAGATGCCGGCCTCAGAATAGACCATGTGCTGCTCGACCCCAACCTTGCATCAAGGCTTCGAACGGCAGACGTTCGAAGAGAGCCCCGAGGTTGGATTCGAACAAGTGACCATGCACCTGTAATGGTCGTTCTCGATTAA
- a CDS encoding MgtC/SapB family protein, translated as MEQFHAALYDALNSDNFNIWPHVITLVAAYVLALPIGWHREREERSAGLRTFPLVAVASCGFVQATEGITAQSPEALARIIEGVITGMGFIGGGAILRLSSSVKGTATAASLWATGAIGIACAVNAFDIALIIMVFALITLVLFSNGKVEDVHQIEAGTSTESDKIV; from the coding sequence ATGGAACAATTCCACGCCGCGCTTTATGACGCTCTGAATTCCGACAATTTCAACATCTGGCCCCATGTGATCACGCTCGTAGCCGCCTATGTTTTAGCTCTTCCCATCGGGTGGCACCGAGAAAGAGAAGAGCGAAGTGCGGGGTTGCGGACATTCCCTCTCGTTGCGGTTGCTAGCTGTGGTTTTGTCCAGGCAACCGAAGGGATAACAGCCCAAAGCCCCGAGGCATTGGCCCGGATAATTGAAGGGGTTATCACCGGCATGGGTTTCATAGGCGGAGGCGCAATCCTTCGTCTTAGTTCCTCTGTAAAAGGAACGGCCACAGCTGCAAGTCTCTGGGCCACAGGCGCAATTGGGATTGCTTGCGCGGTGAACGCATTTGACATCGCTCTTATCATTATGGTGTTTGCCTTAATCACCCTTGTCCTCTTTTCGAATGGAAAAGTCGAAGATGTCCATCAAATTGAAGCGGGAACGTCGACTGAAAGCGACAAGATCGTTTGA
- a CDS encoding glutaminase, giving the protein MEALKEVELKQRLSAVLSDIEAEISQQEARGKVADYIPPLAQIDPAKFGMAVMLHEGALLSVGNAKEKFSIQSISKVFALTLALGKRGDSIWNRVGREPSGDPFNSSVLLELEKGIPRNPFINAGAIVVADILLSSHKPRETIGEIVRFVHSVSDDDDIFIDESVAKAEDQTGFNNAALANLLKANKNLDNHPSHVLGVYHHQCALAMSCEQLARSALFLSASGRDPLSGHRIVSVERALRINALMMTCGHYDGSGDFAFRVGVPAKSGVGGGIIATVPGIASIAVWSPGLNQHGNSLLGTRALEKLCKEMGWSVFGAASPMSVI; this is encoded by the coding sequence TTGGAAGCCTTGAAGGAAGTTGAATTGAAGCAGCGATTGAGCGCCGTTCTGTCCGATATCGAGGCAGAGATCTCACAGCAGGAAGCCCGCGGAAAGGTTGCGGATTACATTCCACCTCTTGCGCAGATCGATCCAGCTAAATTTGGAATGGCGGTGATGCTACATGAGGGAGCATTGCTCTCCGTTGGCAACGCAAAGGAAAAATTTTCGATCCAAAGTATTTCCAAAGTTTTTGCTTTGACGCTTGCACTCGGTAAACGCGGTGACAGCATCTGGAATAGGGTAGGCCGCGAGCCATCTGGTGATCCATTCAACTCAAGCGTTCTGTTGGAACTAGAAAAAGGCATCCCGCGCAACCCCTTTATCAATGCCGGGGCAATTGTCGTCGCCGATATCTTGCTAAGTTCTCATAAACCGCGGGAGACAATAGGCGAGATTGTTCGATTTGTTCATTCAGTTTCGGATGACGACGATATATTCATAGATGAGAGCGTTGCGAAAGCCGAGGATCAAACAGGCTTTAATAACGCAGCGCTTGCCAACCTGCTCAAAGCCAACAAAAACCTCGATAACCATCCTTCGCATGTTTTAGGCGTTTACCATCACCAGTGTGCATTGGCGATGTCCTGTGAACAACTGGCACGCTCTGCCCTCTTCCTCTCCGCTTCAGGTCGGGATCCATTAAGTGGTCACCGAATTGTCAGTGTTGAGCGAGCTCTTCGAATTAACGCGCTGATGATGACGTGCGGCCATTATGACGGCTCTGGCGATTTCGCTTTTCGGGTAGGAGTGCCGGCTAAAAGTGGCGTGGGCGGTGGGATCATTGCAACTGTTCCCGGTATCGCGTCGATCGCTGTCTGGTCGCCAGGACTGAACCAGCATGGCAACTCCTTGCTTGGAACTCGCGCCCTTGAAAAATTGTGCAAGGAAATGGGATGGTCGGTCTTTGGGGCGGCGTCGCCCATGTCAGTAATCTAA
- a CDS encoding MFS transporter produces MAGEQMIQTGGSSPANKQMEQALGSIGVTGAHKQILLLVLIGCLFDSFEQNTIGLVGPILREQWGLTGTDIGFLNTITFASAAAGRLLSGILGDRYGRRVMLSINLLLFTLGSALCALSPSFGWMCVARAIVGFGVGGEISTAVTMLAEFCSPKFRGTAAGLVNVGAGGFGNFLAPAFGLLVFTLFPGENNWRWLFAVLAIPAFLVVFFRRYVPETPRFLASQGKTEEANKVLSILASGTLRPKNLKMKEYLSKPEASEVAPTKGNWKELFHQPFIGRTIPVAIAILMSYGAQLSVLTLMPMIFISMGHTLSGSLLYSMIIQSGSVLGAIAASAFGYYFPRKKVLTLGSVCACAAALAIIYLGTSLYLVLFFGAVFQFFVLLLNTSIWIYAPELYPTRIRGFGVALILASGSAAGSFVPTIAGALFDNFGMIGVFSLAASMYAVFAFCIQLGPETYRRSMEDLTQPADLDTTEVTTLKTAKEQV; encoded by the coding sequence ATGGCAGGGGAACAAATGATACAAACTGGCGGCTCTTCGCCAGCAAATAAGCAAATGGAACAAGCGCTGGGAAGCATAGGAGTGACGGGCGCGCACAAACAGATATTGCTTTTGGTTCTTATCGGATGCCTGTTCGACAGCTTCGAACAAAACACTATTGGCTTGGTAGGGCCAATTTTGCGCGAGCAATGGGGCCTGACGGGTACCGATATTGGATTCTTGAATACGATAACCTTTGCGAGTGCTGCTGCAGGTCGTCTTCTCTCCGGAATTCTCGGAGATCGTTATGGCCGACGCGTCATGCTTAGCATAAATTTGCTCCTGTTCACCTTAGGCTCGGCATTATGCGCTCTGTCGCCGAGCTTTGGTTGGATGTGTGTGGCCCGGGCAATTGTGGGCTTTGGTGTGGGCGGTGAGATATCGACAGCTGTAACAATGCTCGCTGAATTTTGCTCACCAAAGTTTCGTGGGACAGCAGCAGGCCTTGTGAATGTGGGGGCGGGTGGTTTCGGCAATTTTCTGGCACCGGCATTTGGCTTGCTCGTGTTTACGTTGTTTCCTGGCGAGAACAACTGGCGCTGGTTATTTGCTGTATTAGCAATCCCTGCGTTTCTGGTGGTATTCTTCCGCCGATATGTTCCTGAGACCCCTCGTTTTCTGGCCTCTCAAGGGAAAACTGAAGAAGCAAACAAAGTACTCTCAATCTTGGCTTCAGGAACCTTGCGGCCTAAGAATCTCAAGATGAAAGAGTACCTCTCAAAGCCAGAGGCCAGTGAAGTTGCACCGACAAAAGGAAACTGGAAAGAGCTTTTCCATCAGCCATTTATCGGAAGAACTATTCCTGTGGCGATCGCAATCTTGATGAGTTACGGCGCGCAGCTTTCTGTGCTCACTCTGATGCCCATGATCTTCATATCGATGGGGCACACTCTTTCGGGCAGTCTGCTCTACAGCATGATTATTCAAAGTGGTAGTGTTTTAGGCGCAATTGCAGCTTCAGCCTTTGGCTATTACTTCCCACGTAAGAAAGTACTCACGCTGGGATCAGTTTGTGCATGTGCTGCCGCCTTGGCCATTATCTATCTAGGAACCAGCTTGTATTTGGTTCTGTTCTTTGGAGCGGTGTTCCAGTTTTTTGTGTTGCTCCTAAACACATCAATCTGGATCTACGCACCAGAACTTTATCCAACACGTATACGCGGCTTCGGCGTGGCACTTATCCTCGCGAGTGGTTCTGCTGCGGGTTCATTTGTGCCAACAATTGCGGGCGCGTTGTTTGATAACTTCGGCATGATTGGAGTTTTCAGTCTCGCAGCTTCAATGTATGCGGTATTTGCTTTCTGTATCCAATTGGGACCGGAAACCTATCGTCGTTCCATGGAAGATCTGACCCAGCCGGCTGATCTAGATACAACAGAAGTAACAACATTAAAAACTGCAAAAGAACAGGTTTGA
- a CDS encoding MurR/RpiR family transcriptional regulator, protein MNAAPRSFLSRVRDALEELPPAEKRLGEFVCDFPGELASYSASELASLAHVSNATVTRFIRRLGYETYEESRRHAREEKQTGSRLFLSSVTDLAEGQSLAAHVGQGIANLEQTFVSIRDAQIDAVTQTLLTARRIWVMGFRSSQPFASYLQWQMTQVVDNIVAIPGPGQTLAEYLVAIAPEDLVIVFALRRRISKLDDILSAIEKRGAKLLYITDEGAPFRASADWHFHCQTLAPGPLFNHVSVMALCHVLTTRAIEKAGVAGRKRLREIETLGDALEEL, encoded by the coding sequence ATGAATGCGGCGCCAAGATCATTCCTTTCCCGTGTACGAGATGCGCTGGAAGAACTGCCTCCGGCCGAAAAGCGGCTGGGCGAATTTGTATGTGACTTTCCTGGTGAACTTGCGAGTTACTCGGCGTCCGAACTCGCCTCGCTTGCACATGTTTCAAACGCGACCGTCACGCGTTTCATACGTCGGCTTGGCTATGAAACTTACGAAGAATCCCGTCGTCATGCCCGCGAGGAGAAGCAAACGGGGTCACGTCTGTTCTTGTCGAGCGTCACTGACCTGGCTGAAGGACAATCGCTTGCAGCACATGTCGGCCAGGGAATTGCTAATCTTGAACAGACATTTGTTTCTATTCGCGATGCCCAGATTGACGCTGTGACCCAAACATTGCTCACCGCGCGCCGAATTTGGGTCATGGGCTTTCGCAGCAGTCAACCTTTTGCCTCTTATCTCCAGTGGCAAATGACGCAAGTGGTCGATAACATAGTGGCCATCCCTGGTCCTGGACAGACCCTTGCCGAGTATCTTGTGGCGATTGCGCCAGAGGATCTCGTTATAGTGTTCGCGTTGCGCAGACGCATTTCGAAGTTGGACGACATACTGTCGGCAATTGAGAAGCGGGGCGCTAAGCTCCTTTATATAACTGATGAAGGTGCTCCATTTCGTGCTTCCGCAGATTGGCACTTTCACTGCCAGACTCTTGCACCAGGTCCGCTTTTCAATCATGTGTCGGTCATGGCACTTTGTCATGTACTCACAACAAGGGCGATTGAAAAAGCAGGGGTTGCGGGTCGCAAGAGATTGCGTGAGATTGAAACACTTGGCGATGCACTCGAGGAGCTTTGA
- a CDS encoding heme-binding protein: protein MIRKLAILALSMAPGAVVAQTLPTTPYLPLELATKAAQAALESCAAKGHNVSVAVVGRDGSTKVLLKADLSGPHTDNSATGKAFTAAALGRDSGEIADFIASKPANSGMRDMDSRFVIQAGGLPIKIGEALVGGIGVGGAPTGSIDAECALDGVQALAQK, encoded by the coding sequence ATGATCCGCAAACTTGCAATTTTGGCTTTGTCGATGGCTCCGGGCGCAGTTGTTGCCCAGACGCTTCCTACCACCCCTTATCTCCCGCTTGAACTGGCAACAAAAGCGGCCCAGGCTGCACTCGAAAGCTGCGCCGCCAAGGGACACAATGTGAGTGTCGCAGTTGTAGGGCGCGATGGTTCGACCAAGGTTCTTCTCAAAGCGGACCTCTCGGGCCCGCACACAGACAATAGCGCAACAGGCAAAGCGTTCACCGCAGCAGCGCTCGGCCGCGATTCCGGTGAAATCGCCGATTTCATCGCCTCCAAGCCAGCAAATAGTGGCATGAGAGATATGGATTCCCGCTTTGTCATCCAGGCAGGTGGTCTTCCAATCAAGATCGGCGAAGCGCTGGTCGGGGGGATAGGTGTCGGTGGTGCGCCGACGGGCAGCATCGACGCCGAGTGCGCACTCGACGGTGTTCAAGCACTCGCTCAAAAATAA
- a CDS encoding two-component sensor histidine kinase, translated as MNGQNGKKRLLSRRALLPLFVWLLINIASVLCLSIYQHTTSLSQLQAASFTLHRQASQRADQHDAHLTALSTIAQSKARSEETSQLDVFEEVAGTIIRFYPRIDEIQLVPVNPEGRVIGSRPLEPELITAVRQAALSSGKVPHLMSSDKRPGHYLIVKRSPKTESPHDGLMLSINADALISSDDPFWDRPGTARRILMPDGTVLASHPGSFDSGQFSKKLGSSTQPLIFETAIAIGWSDLLPPNRLVPILVLVNLLFFGGLVIARQTQRTRQAEQQAELSGLEARLAHATRVNSLGEMASGMAHELTQPLTALLASAQASRRLLERNNFAAVAEALDDIVQQARRASAILDRLRNWSRPQRQGKKPSDLRNSLMTVKTLLDPEARRRSVSLDLIMPLTPVIATVDAVEMEQVMFNLLRNAIEAFTDNAPQNDRRVEASLKLENNLAVLEIADNGPGVDPQLLDRLFTPFATGRSEGTGLGLALSKRLVEGFGGEIHYIPNSRGALFRVELPNTQGEG; from the coding sequence ATGAACGGACAAAATGGAAAAAAGCGCCTGCTGTCGCGGCGCGCGCTACTTCCATTATTCGTCTGGTTGCTCATCAATATAGCAAGCGTTCTATGCCTATCGATTTATCAGCATACCACATCGTTATCCCAGCTTCAGGCAGCAAGTTTCACCTTGCATCGCCAGGCATCGCAGCGCGCGGATCAGCACGATGCACATCTCACAGCGCTTTCCACAATCGCACAATCCAAAGCCAGAAGCGAAGAGACTTCGCAGCTTGATGTCTTTGAGGAAGTCGCCGGGACCATCATCCGCTTTTACCCGCGAATTGATGAAATCCAGCTGGTGCCGGTAAATCCCGAAGGACGAGTGATCGGAAGTCGTCCTCTCGAACCAGAGCTCATCACAGCCGTTCGACAAGCAGCTTTGTCATCGGGCAAAGTTCCCCACCTCATGTCGTCGGACAAAAGACCCGGCCACTATTTGATCGTAAAACGCAGCCCCAAAACCGAAAGTCCCCATGATGGGCTCATGCTGTCGATAAATGCCGATGCGTTGATCAGCTCGGACGATCCGTTTTGGGATCGTCCTGGCACCGCGCGTCGCATCCTCATGCCTGATGGAACAGTATTGGCCAGCCATCCCGGATCGTTCGATAGCGGACAATTTTCGAAGAAGCTGGGAAGCAGCACACAACCGCTCATTTTTGAAACGGCCATCGCTATAGGCTGGTCTGATTTACTGCCGCCCAATCGTCTGGTTCCGATCCTGGTCTTGGTAAATCTGCTGTTTTTTGGCGGGTTGGTTATTGCGCGACAGACGCAACGCACGCGGCAAGCTGAACAGCAAGCGGAATTAAGTGGTCTTGAAGCCCGCCTTGCTCATGCAACGCGTGTCAATTCGCTCGGTGAAATGGCCAGTGGCATGGCTCATGAACTCACCCAGCCTTTGACGGCCCTTCTTGCAAGTGCTCAGGCAAGCAGGCGACTGTTGGAACGAAACAATTTCGCTGCTGTCGCAGAAGCGCTTGATGATATCGTGCAGCAGGCACGCAGAGCATCGGCTATTTTGGATCGGCTCCGGAACTGGTCTCGGCCGCAACGCCAGGGAAAGAAACCCTCAGATCTGAGAAACTCGCTGATGACGGTTAAGACGTTGCTCGACCCTGAAGCGCGCCGTCGAAGCGTTAGTCTTGACCTTATAATGCCTCTGACCCCCGTAATAGCCACCGTGGATGCGGTGGAAATGGAACAGGTCATGTTCAATCTCCTGCGCAATGCGATTGAGGCATTTACAGACAATGCTCCGCAAAACGATCGTCGGGTGGAGGCGTCATTGAAGCTTGAAAATAATCTCGCGGTCCTCGAAATTGCCGACAATGGCCCGGGCGTGGACCCACAACTGCTCGACCGGCTTTTCACCCCCTTTGCGACCGGACGTTCCGAGGGTACGGGCCTGGGATTGGCGCTCAGCAAGCGGCTGGTAGAAGGTTTCGGCGGTGAGATTCACTACATTCCCAACAGCCGCGGGGCGCTGTTCCGGGTTGAATTGCCCAATACTCAAGGCGAAGGATAG
- a CDS encoding response regulator — protein MAYPVYLVDDDEAVRKALSLLLSTIDIEVRTFADPTAFLAQLARLQPGCLIFDIRMPVMTGLKLQERLEGQLVDWPVIIISGHGDIEACRKAFKNGAVDYLSKPIDEQDLIDAIHKAQNKLSQLLIDKALRAENQALLDTLTAREREVLERIAEGFTTRQIADSLGLSPRTVDSHRAAIGLKLGTTSQAEMTRMLLQGVAPQ, from the coding sequence GTGGCGTACCCTGTTTATCTCGTGGATGACGATGAAGCAGTCCGAAAAGCGCTAAGCCTTCTTCTTTCGACCATCGACATTGAAGTCAGAACCTTTGCCGATCCGACGGCTTTCCTGGCCCAACTCGCCCGGTTACAACCAGGATGTTTGATTTTTGATATCCGCATGCCTGTCATGACCGGTCTGAAACTCCAGGAGCGACTTGAGGGTCAACTTGTTGATTGGCCGGTGATTATAATCTCTGGTCATGGGGATATCGAGGCTTGCCGGAAAGCGTTTAAGAACGGCGCTGTAGATTACCTCTCCAAACCCATAGACGAGCAAGACTTGATTGACGCTATTCATAAGGCGCAAAACAAGCTTTCGCAGCTGCTCATTGATAAGGCCCTCAGGGCTGAAAATCAGGCTTTGCTCGATACATTGACTGCCCGGGAGCGTGAAGTTCTTGAGCGCATTGCAGAAGGGTTCACCACCAGGCAAATCGCCGATAGCCTTGGTTTATCCCCTCGGACCGTCGACAGTCACCGCGCTGCAATTGGATTAAAATTGGGGACAACATCACAGGCAGAAATGACACGTATGTTGTTGCAAGGCGTTGCTCCTCAGTAG
- a CDS encoding phospholipase, with protein sequence MSEDQLLQPGVNCWRVENAERFAFIVDGADYFISLRQALLKARQSILLVGWDFDTRISLGAGNDGGPQYLGDFILWLADRTPSLEIRLLRWDTGALRALLRGNMLWTVMRWKAHPRITLKFDAKHPIAASHHQKIVAIDDSIAFCGGIDLTMRRWDTREHLDDDPRRVTPSGSPQEPWHDTTSAFDGDAAKAIGDLARMRWEAATGEALRPCAERHDCWPETLVATFANMHLGIARTLPKMENQLPVHEIEAAWLDMIRRAKRLIYAESQYFASRKIAHALAERLLEPDPPEIVIITPNSAQGWLEPLAMDTARARLVKALQRIDHKSRLRIWHPQTTNGHPIYVHAKVMVVDDAILRVGSSNLNNRSMRLDSECDVILSAERDKYEGLRLEISWLRNDLIAEHLGVTEEVVSRLYAKTGSMIKTIENLSGTGRSLYPYKLPQLSEIEKWLAENEILDPNGPEEIFESTSKRGLFKGWNRLKMRFRTARHNNH encoded by the coding sequence ATGTCCGAAGATCAGTTGTTGCAGCCTGGAGTGAATTGCTGGCGCGTCGAAAACGCTGAACGCTTTGCGTTCATTGTCGATGGTGCCGACTACTTTATCTCCCTTCGACAGGCGCTCTTGAAGGCACGTCAATCGATCTTGCTTGTCGGCTGGGATTTTGACACTCGGATCTCGCTTGGCGCGGGAAATGACGGGGGGCCGCAATATCTGGGTGACTTTATCCTTTGGCTGGCAGATCGGACGCCCTCATTAGAAATCCGATTGCTGCGCTGGGATACGGGGGCACTAAGGGCCCTGTTACGCGGTAACATGCTGTGGACTGTGATGAGATGGAAGGCTCACCCGCGGATTACGTTGAAGTTCGATGCAAAACATCCAATTGCTGCTTCCCACCATCAGAAAATCGTAGCAATCGATGACAGCATCGCATTTTGCGGTGGAATTGACCTTACAATGCGGCGCTGGGACACCCGTGAGCACCTTGACGACGATCCGCGCAGGGTTACGCCAAGCGGCTCTCCACAGGAGCCGTGGCATGACACAACTAGCGCCTTTGATGGCGACGCCGCCAAGGCAATCGGAGATCTCGCCAGAATGCGGTGGGAAGCGGCTACAGGTGAGGCCCTTAGACCCTGCGCCGAGCGGCACGATTGTTGGCCTGAAACCTTGGTTGCGACCTTTGCAAATATGCATCTGGGTATCGCACGGACCCTTCCAAAAATGGAAAATCAGTTGCCGGTACATGAAATCGAGGCAGCCTGGCTCGATATGATACGGCGAGCGAAACGCTTGATTTACGCAGAAAGCCAATATTTTGCATCGCGAAAAATCGCTCATGCATTGGCCGAGCGTCTCTTAGAGCCAGACCCACCTGAGATCGTTATCATCACACCCAATTCAGCTCAAGGTTGGTTAGAGCCGCTTGCGATGGACACGGCCCGCGCGAGATTGGTAAAGGCTTTGCAGCGCATCGACCATAAAAGTCGCCTGCGGATTTGGCATCCGCAGACGACGAACGGGCACCCCATCTATGTCCACGCCAAAGTCATGGTTGTTGACGATGCAATATTGCGGGTCGGTTCATCGAATCTCAACAATCGCTCAATGCGCCTGGATAGTGAATGTGATGTCATCCTTTCTGCTGAACGGGATAAATACGAAGGATTGAGACTGGAAATCAGTTGGTTGCGTAACGACCTTATCGCTGAACATTTGGGCGTGACGGAAGAGGTCGTATCGCGTCTTTATGCGAAAACCGGGTCAATGATCAAAACGATCGAAAACTTGAGTGGAACCGGACGCAGCTTGTATCCCTATAAGCTGCCGCAACTCTCCGAAATCGAAAAATGGTTGGCTGAAAATGAAATCCTCGATCCCAATGGTCCAGAGGAAATATTCGAATCCACGTCCAAACGCGGGCTATTCAAGGGTTGGAACCGGCTCAAAATGCGCTTCAGGACAGCCAGACACAATAACCACTGA
- a CDS encoding SemiSWEET transporter, translated as MDVALIIGYLASLCSVTSFVPQVLKVVRTGDTEAISMRMYTVTVIGFALWSAFGFLRHEWPIILTNCCCFCLSGFILLKKYRST; from the coding sequence ATGGACGTCGCACTCATCATCGGCTATCTCGCCTCCCTTTGTTCTGTAACAAGCTTCGTTCCGCAGGTGTTGAAGGTCGTACGGACAGGTGACACCGAAGCAATCTCGATGAGGATGTACACCGTGACGGTGATTGGCTTCGCCTTATGGTCCGCGTTTGGTTTCCTGCGGCATGAGTGGCCAATCATTCTCACGAACTGTTGTTGCTTTTGTCTTTCCGGATTTATTTTGTTGAAAAAATATAGATCCACGTGA
- a CDS encoding aspartate/glutamate racemase family protein, with translation MMSSSPRILLINPNSTVATTEMMLNIARRTAQGRLELDMATADRSPSMIVNEVQLQASAAQVIEIATREAPNYDGIIVSAYGDPGVVALQNRLAIPVIGICEASMIEAGQNGRKFGVATVTPDLADAIAARADWLGYAQTYTGIRCTHGDPEQLAGNNDLLCKELAKAVNDCLQDDADAVIIGGGPLGEAAEFLRTWFEIPIIAPISAAVELMISASQLGLDEPVEINDCVANRS, from the coding sequence TTGATGTCATCATCTCCGCGTATATTGCTGATTAATCCGAACAGTACAGTGGCTACGACGGAGATGATGCTCAACATCGCACGTCGGACAGCTCAGGGGCGGCTTGAACTTGATATGGCCACCGCCGACCGCAGTCCATCGATGATCGTGAATGAGGTGCAGCTCCAAGCTTCGGCAGCTCAAGTTATCGAAATCGCGACTAGAGAGGCTCCTAATTATGATGGGATCATCGTGAGTGCCTATGGCGACCCAGGCGTTGTTGCTCTTCAAAACAGACTTGCAATTCCTGTCATCGGTATTTGTGAGGCATCGATGATTGAGGCTGGACAAAATGGTCGGAAATTTGGAGTTGCTACGGTAACGCCGGATCTGGCAGATGCGATAGCGGCACGCGCTGATTGGCTTGGTTATGCTCAAACCTATACGGGAATTCGCTGCACACACGGTGATCCAGAGCAATTAGCTGGCAATAATGACTTATTATGTAAAGAATTGGCGAAAGCTGTAAACGACTGTCTACAAGACGATGCCGACGCGGTGATAATTGGAGGAGGGCCGCTTGGAGAAGCTGCGGAATTTTTGCGAACCTGGTTTGAAATACCGATTATCGCTCCAATATCTGCGGCAGTTGAGTTGATGATATCAGCGTCGCAGCTCGGGTTGGATGAGCCTGTAGAAATTAATGATTGTGTCGCTAACCGCAGCTGA